The following coding sequences are from one Rhizobiaceae bacterium window:
- the nirK gene encoding copper-containing nitrite reductase: protein MFTRRQTLLGVAAAGMLASMPPARASIAASLSEAEIAALPREKVTLVNPPFVHPHEQVAKGGPKVVEFTMAIEEKPVVIDDDGTTLQGMTFNGSIPGPMMVVHEGDYVELTLINPDTNMMPHNIDFHAATGALGGGALTLINPGEQVKLRFKATRTGTFVYHCAPEGAMIPWHVVSGMSGTIMILPRDGLKNEKGEALRYDRIYYIGENDFYIPRDAEGNFKTYESHGESYEDTLVVMKGLVPTHVVFNGAKGSLTGDNAMKAKVGETVLIVHSQANRDTRPHIIGGHGDYVWEEGKFANPPAKDLETWFIRGGSAGAALYTFLQPGIYAYVNHNLIEAVELGATAHFVVDGEWNDDLMKQVAAPGPIVTN from the coding sequence ATGTTCACGCGTCGCCAAACCCTTCTGGGAGTTGCGGCCGCCGGAATGCTGGCGAGCATGCCGCCCGCCCGTGCCTCTATTGCCGCCTCGCTGAGCGAGGCCGAGATCGCCGCATTGCCGCGCGAAAAGGTCACGCTGGTGAACCCGCCTTTCGTCCATCCCCACGAGCAGGTCGCCAAGGGCGGTCCCAAGGTCGTCGAATTCACGATGGCGATCGAGGAAAAGCCGGTGGTCATCGACGATGATGGCACCACTCTTCAGGGCATGACCTTCAATGGTTCGATTCCCGGCCCGATGATGGTCGTGCATGAGGGCGACTATGTCGAACTGACGCTCATCAACCCCGATACCAACATGATGCCGCACAACATCGACTTCCATGCGGCGACCGGCGCGCTCGGCGGCGGCGCGCTGACGCTGATCAACCCCGGCGAGCAGGTGAAGCTGCGCTTCAAGGCGACACGCACGGGCACTTTCGTCTATCACTGCGCACCCGAGGGCGCGATGATCCCGTGGCACGTCGTGTCGGGCATGAGCGGCACGATCATGATCCTGCCCCGCGACGGTTTGAAGAACGAGAAGGGCGAGGCGCTTCGCTACGACCGCATCTACTACATCGGCGAGAATGACTTCTACATCCCGCGCGATGCCGAAGGGAACTTCAAGACCTACGAATCGCACGGCGAAAGCTACGAAGACACGCTGGTCGTGATGAAGGGCCTCGTTCCCACCCATGTCGTCTTCAACGGCGCCAAGGGCTCGCTGACCGGCGACAACGCCATGAAGGCAAAGGTCGGAGAGACGGTGCTGATCGTCCACTCGCAGGCCAACCGGGACACCCGGCCTCACATCATCGGCGGCCACGGCGACTATGTGTGGGAAGAAGGCAAGTTCGCCAACCCGCCCGCCAAGGACCTCGAAACGTGGTTCATCCGGGGCGGTTCTGCCGGCGCGGCGCTCTACACCTTCCTGCAGCCGGGCATCTACGCCTATGTGAACCACAACCTCATCGAGGCCGTGGAACTCGGTGCGACCGCCCACTTCGTGGTCGACGGCGAGTGGAATGACGACCTGATGAAGCAGGTCGCGGCGCCGGGTCCGATCGTCACCAACTGA
- a CDS encoding helix-turn-helix domain-containing protein, translating into MLAGRDQRLDDPTTQQLRREGGLWLKELREKAGHTQRSFAAIVAADYYTFISQIENGRGRVPPEKYVLWATTLGMEPRAFLRGLMRYYDPISYEILFGESRDDAPKTELTVVHG; encoded by the coding sequence ATGTTGGCTGGCAGGGATCAGAGGCTGGACGACCCCACGACGCAGCAATTGCGTCGCGAAGGCGGTCTTTGGCTCAAGGAACTCAGGGAGAAGGCCGGTCACACGCAGCGTTCGTTCGCTGCCATCGTGGCCGCCGACTATTACACGTTCATCTCGCAGATCGAGAATGGTCGCGGGCGGGTGCCGCCCGAGAAATACGTGCTATGGGCGACCACGCTCGGCATGGAGCCGCGCGCTTTCCTGCGCGGACTGATGCGCTACTACGATCCCATCTCCTACGAGATTCTCTTCGGCGAATCGCGGGACGATGCGCCGAAGACGGAATTGACCGTCGTTCACGGCTGA
- a CDS encoding hemerythrin domain-containing protein gives MMRLRKDIALVAEAHVRQLALCADLEAIADDLPSQVDRQRCLHLARAVCPTIAAAQSIEEELVFPAMRALLPAMPELQQTLERLRWEHFEDMCFAEELHDALLAMGCGEPTLDAEATGYMLRGFFESLRRHVAFEREMLLPLLTSRNAI, from the coding sequence ATGATGAGGCTCCGCAAGGACATCGCTCTGGTGGCGGAGGCGCATGTGCGTCAGCTCGCACTGTGCGCCGATCTCGAGGCGATCGCCGACGATCTGCCGTCTCAGGTCGACAGGCAGCGCTGCCTGCATCTGGCCCGCGCGGTATGCCCGACCATCGCCGCGGCCCAGTCAATCGAGGAAGAGCTGGTGTTTCCGGCGATGCGCGCCCTGCTTCCCGCAATGCCGGAATTGCAGCAGACGCTGGAGCGCCTGCGCTGGGAACACTTCGAGGACATGTGCTTCGCTGAAGAGCTTCACGATGCCTTGCTCGCCATGGGATGCGGCGAGCCGACGCTCGATGCGGAAGCCACCGGCTACATGCTGCGAGGCTTCTTCGAAAGCCTGCGGCGCCACGTCGCCTTCGAGCGCGAGATGCTTCTGCCGTTGCTGACTAGCCGCAACGCGATTTGA
- a CDS encoding Crp/Fnr family transcriptional regulator, with protein sequence MTIERRDIHNSQVPAICASCEARHRGMCGVLQPSELLALSRSTHIAHHEPGTELAAEAMPIQSYANVMRGVVKLSKVLEDGRQQIVGLQFAPDFLGRLYGKESAVTAEAASEVDLCRVPRAALEKLVADNPALERRLMQQTLRELDEARDWMVTLGRKTASEKVASFLYLIATHLDPASGSRRAFDLPLTRADIADFLGLTIETVSRQLSKLRAERIIEITNNRHVEVTNLATLKSRCG encoded by the coding sequence ATGACGATCGAACGCCGCGACATCCACAACTCGCAGGTGCCTGCGATATGCGCGAGCTGTGAAGCGCGGCACAGGGGCATGTGCGGCGTGCTGCAGCCCTCCGAATTGCTGGCCCTTTCGAGAAGCACGCACATCGCGCATCATGAGCCGGGCACGGAACTCGCCGCCGAGGCGATGCCGATTCAAAGCTACGCCAACGTGATGCGCGGCGTGGTCAAGCTCTCCAAGGTGCTGGAGGACGGCCGCCAGCAGATCGTCGGTCTGCAGTTCGCGCCGGATTTCCTCGGCCGCCTTTACGGCAAGGAAAGCGCGGTGACCGCCGAAGCCGCGTCCGAGGTCGATCTCTGCCGTGTGCCCCGGGCGGCGCTGGAGAAGCTGGTCGCCGACAACCCGGCGCTCGAGCGCCGATTGATGCAGCAGACGCTGCGCGAGCTCGACGAGGCGCGCGACTGGATGGTGACGCTCGGCCGCAAGACGGCTTCCGAGAAGGTGGCGAGTTTCCTTTACCTCATCGCCACCCATCTCGATCCGGCCAGCGGATCGAGGCGCGCCTTCGACCTGCCGCTCACCCGCGCCGACATCGCGGATTTCCTCGGCCTGACCATCGAGACCGTATCGCGGCAGCTGTCCAAGCTCCGGGCCGAGCGCATCATCGAGATCACCAACAACCGTCACGTCGAGGTGACGAACCTCGCCACGCTCAAATCGCGTTGCGGCTAG
- the hemN gene encoding oxygen-independent coproporphyrinogen III oxidase, translated as MDPALIDRYSAPVPRYTSYPTAPHFHDGVDAAVYGGWLGEIAPSESVSLYLHVPFCDRLCWFCGCHTKQVRRYDPIAEYLEALRLEIGLVGGRLGRKRISAVHFGGGSPTLMQPDDVRGLGALLRETFEFQPDCEISVECDPNDMDEPRLDAWRDFGVTRASFGVQDFDPVVQRAINRIQTFEQTRDAVEGFRARGVGSINLDVLYGLPHQTVDALRHTLEQAVSLAPDRLALFGYAHVPWMKKHQQMIDEAVLPGRHQRFEQAERGADFLERAGYVRIGLDHFARPGDKLAVAAAEGRLHRNFQGYTTDAASVLVGLGASSISRLPQGYVQNIVATGQYMACVRKGELPAAKGYAFTPIDRATGWAIEQLMCNFEIALPQLDAEFPSDAESVAERIRDIAADDPDGLVRFDGRAIALTPQGRPFVRTVAAKLDRFLTQGGAKYSAAV; from the coding sequence ATGGACCCCGCGCTGATCGACCGCTATTCGGCCCCGGTGCCGCGATATACGAGCTATCCGACGGCGCCGCATTTCCACGACGGCGTCGATGCCGCCGTATATGGCGGCTGGCTGGGCGAGATCGCTCCATCCGAAAGCGTGTCGCTTTATCTGCACGTGCCGTTCTGCGACCGGCTGTGCTGGTTCTGCGGCTGCCACACAAAGCAGGTGCGGCGCTACGATCCGATCGCCGAATACCTTGAGGCGCTGCGCCTGGAGATCGGGCTGGTCGGCGGGCGGCTCGGCCGGAAGCGGATCAGCGCCGTGCATTTCGGCGGCGGCTCGCCCACCCTGATGCAGCCGGACGACGTGCGCGGACTAGGTGCGTTGCTGCGCGAAACCTTCGAGTTCCAGCCGGATTGCGAGATCAGCGTCGAATGCGATCCGAACGACATGGACGAGCCGCGCCTCGACGCCTGGCGCGACTTCGGCGTGACGCGGGCCAGTTTCGGCGTGCAGGATTTCGATCCCGTCGTCCAGCGCGCGATCAACCGCATCCAGACGTTCGAACAGACGCGCGACGCGGTGGAGGGTTTTCGCGCGCGGGGCGTAGGCTCGATCAATCTCGACGTGCTCTACGGCCTGCCGCACCAGACGGTGGACGCGTTGCGGCACACGCTGGAGCAGGCGGTGTCGCTGGCGCCGGACCGTCTGGCGCTGTTCGGCTACGCCCATGTGCCGTGGATGAAGAAGCACCAGCAGATGATCGACGAGGCGGTGCTGCCCGGCCGTCATCAGCGCTTCGAGCAGGCGGAGCGCGGCGCCGACTTCCTCGAGCGCGCAGGTTATGTCCGCATCGGCCTCGACCATTTCGCGCGGCCGGGCGACAAGCTGGCCGTCGCGGCTGCGGAAGGCCGGCTTCACCGCAATTTCCAGGGCTACACCACCGATGCGGCTTCCGTCCTTGTCGGGCTCGGCGCTTCCTCGATCAGCCGCTTGCCGCAGGGCTACGTCCAGAACATCGTCGCGACCGGACAATACATGGCCTGCGTGCGCAAGGGCGAATTGCCCGCGGCGAAGGGCTATGCGTTCACGCCGATCGACCGCGCCACCGGCTGGGCGATCGAGCAGCTGATGTGCAATTTCGAAATCGCGCTGCCGCAGCTCGACGCCGAGTTTCCATCCGACGCGGAAAGCGTGGCCGAACGGATCAGGGACATCGCCGCCGACGACCCGGATGGTCTGGTCAGGTTCGACGGCCGAGCGATCGCGCTCACGCCACAGGGACGGCCTTTCGTTCGCACGGTGGCTGCGAAGCTCGACCGCTTTCTGACGCAGGGCGGCGCGAAATATTCCGCGGCGGTGTGA
- a CDS encoding permease, whose amino-acid sequence MSKAVWFARHELRLMWRDFAWMVTAGRPGRVRIAVAIILVFAACLHFVAWQIVSPYAGVTFPPDRETLIVVTGSAFLGWTVMVSQAMESVTRAFYARADLDLLLSSPAPTRMIFALRMAAIGVATSLLSLVLIGPFINVLIVAGGPHWLAAYGVLFAMSAGATALAVGMTVLLFRTLGPARTRFVAQVVAAIVGAAFVIGIQAVSIFAYGNLSRIDAFHSASIVDHAPALDSLLWLPARAAMGDSSAFAITLCAGFGLFALAVSVASRRFGEFAVAAAGVGMGSVRQRTKKMFRRSSAASALRRKEWTLLLRDPWLISQSMMQILYLIPPALLLWKNYGAESGTLVVLVPVLVMSAGQIAGGLAWLAISGEDAPDLVATAPINGRAVLRAKIEAVIGSVAFVLAPIVAALATASLWAAFVTAVGVLVAAASSTAIQLFFRAQAKRSHFRRRQTSSRVATFAEAFSSIGWAATAGLAAAGSMLAPFAAIGALLVLVVAGMARPRPT is encoded by the coding sequence ATGAGCAAGGCAGTCTGGTTCGCACGGCATGAATTGCGGCTCATGTGGCGCGACTTTGCGTGGATGGTCACCGCCGGCCGGCCCGGGCGCGTGCGCATCGCCGTCGCAATCATCCTCGTCTTCGCCGCGTGCCTGCATTTCGTCGCGTGGCAGATCGTCAGCCCCTATGCCGGGGTTACCTTCCCGCCGGATCGCGAAACGCTCATCGTCGTCACCGGAAGCGCGTTCCTCGGCTGGACCGTGATGGTCTCGCAGGCCATGGAGTCGGTCACGCGCGCCTTCTACGCCCGCGCCGATCTCGACCTTCTGCTGTCGTCGCCCGCGCCGACACGCATGATCTTCGCGCTGCGCATGGCCGCGATCGGCGTCGCCACCTCGCTTCTGTCGCTTGTTCTCATCGGCCCTTTCATCAACGTATTGATCGTCGCCGGCGGACCGCACTGGCTGGCGGCCTATGGCGTTCTTTTCGCGATGTCGGCAGGCGCGACGGCGCTTGCGGTCGGCATGACGGTTCTGCTGTTCAGGACGCTGGGGCCGGCGCGCACCCGCTTCGTCGCGCAGGTGGTGGCTGCGATCGTCGGCGCGGCATTCGTCATCGGCATTCAGGCGGTTTCGATCTTCGCCTACGGCAATCTCTCCCGGATCGATGCGTTCCACTCGGCGTCGATCGTGGATCACGCCCCGGCGCTCGACAGCCTGCTCTGGCTGCCCGCGCGCGCGGCCATGGGAGACTCCTCGGCGTTTGCGATCACACTCTGCGCCGGCTTCGGCCTGTTCGCGCTGGCGGTCTCCGTAGCCTCCCGGCGGTTCGGCGAGTTCGCTGTCGCCGCCGCCGGCGTCGGCATGGGCAGCGTGCGCCAGAGGACGAAAAAAATGTTCCGCCGCTCGTCCGCCGCATCGGCGCTGCGCCGCAAGGAATGGACGCTCCTGCTCAGGGACCCTTGGCTGATCTCGCAGTCAATGATGCAGATCCTCTACCTCATCCCGCCCGCATTGCTGCTGTGGAAGAACTACGGCGCCGAAAGCGGCACGCTGGTCGTGCTTGTTCCCGTTCTCGTGATGTCGGCAGGACAGATCGCCGGCGGCCTCGCCTGGCTGGCGATTTCCGGCGAGGACGCCCCCGACCTCGTGGCCACGGCGCCGATCAACGGCCGCGCGGTGCTGCGCGCCAAGATCGAGGCCGTCATCGGCTCGGTCGCCTTCGTGCTGGCGCCGATCGTCGCGGCGCTCGCCACGGCTTCGCTGTGGGCCGCTTTCGTCACGGCTGTCGGCGTTCTGGTCGCCGCCGCGTCGTCCACGGCGATCCAGCTCTTCTTCCGCGCGCAGGCGAAGCGCAGCCATTTCCGGCGACGGCAGACATCTTCGCGCGTCGCCACCTTCGCCGAGGCATTTTCGTCCATCGGCTGGGCCGCGACGGCGGGATTGGCGGCGGCCGGCAGCATGCTTGCGCCGTTCGCGGCCATCGGCGCGCTGCTCGTGCTGGTCGTCGCCGGAATGGCACGGCCGAGACCGACCTAA
- a CDS encoding ABC transporter ATP-binding protein, with translation MVAPVPAHAVPALAISDLHKRFDRPAVDGLNLEVRAGEFYALLGPNGAGKTTTLRMVAGLLQPDRGEISIFGIDARRNAVEAKSVLAWVSDEPMIYDKLTPLEYLEFVAGLWGIDSRDAETRARELIDWLGLGPHANTRCEGFSKGMRQKVALAGALVHDPRLIILDEPLTGLDAGSARQVKKVLAERVAQGCTIIMTTHILEVAERMAERIGVIAAGRLIAEGTLDDLRMRAGKSDSTLEEIFLDLVTPSDAAA, from the coding sequence GTGGTTGCCCCCGTTCCCGCCCATGCCGTTCCTGCGCTTGCCATAAGCGACCTTCACAAGCGCTTCGACCGACCGGCGGTGGACGGCCTGAACCTCGAAGTCCGCGCCGGCGAATTCTATGCCCTGCTCGGCCCGAACGGCGCCGGCAAGACGACGACATTGCGCATGGTCGCCGGCCTGCTTCAGCCGGATCGTGGCGAGATTTCCATTTTCGGCATCGACGCCCGCCGCAACGCCGTCGAGGCAAAATCCGTGCTTGCCTGGGTTTCCGACGAGCCGATGATCTACGACAAGCTGACGCCTCTCGAATATCTGGAGTTTGTCGCCGGCCTCTGGGGTATCGATTCGCGCGACGCCGAGACGCGCGCGCGTGAACTGATCGACTGGCTGGGGCTCGGCCCGCACGCGAACACGCGCTGCGAAGGCTTTTCCAAGGGCATGCGCCAGAAGGTGGCGCTGGCCGGCGCGCTGGTTCACGACCCCAGGCTCATCATCCTCGATGAGCCGCTGACCGGGCTCGACGCCGGCTCGGCGCGGCAGGTGAAGAAGGTGCTCGCCGAGCGCGTCGCGCAGGGCTGCACCATCATCATGACCACGCACATACTGGAAGTCGCCGAGCGCATGGCGGAGCGGATCGGCGTGATCGCCGCCGGCAGGCTGATCGCCGAGGGCACGCTGGACGATCTCCGGATGCGCGCGGGCAAGAGCGACTCGACGCTGGAAGAGATCTTCCTCGATCTCGTCACGCCGTCGGATGCGGCCGCATGA
- the xylA gene encoding xylose isomerase, translating into MSTGFFGDIKPVKYEGPDSTNPLAYRFYNPDEIVAGKRMEDQLRFAIAYWHSFAWEGGDPFGGRTFDRPWFGDTMELAKLKADVAFELFTLLGTPYYCFHDADVRPEGKNFSESLSRLDEIAAIFAAKQKETGVKLLWGTANMFSNRRWMAGAATNPDPDVFAYAAATVKACMDVTRRLKGENYVLWGGREGYETLLNTDLKREREQAGRFLSLVVDYKKKIGFKGTILIEPKPQEPTKHQYDYDVATVYGFLKDFGLENEVKVNIEQGHAILAGHSFEHELALANALGVFGSIDMNRNDYQSGWDTDQFPNNVPEMALAYYYILQGGGFRTGGTNFDAKLRRQSIDPQDLLIGHIGAIDCCARGLKAAARMLEDRALSGPLEERYAGWKSAEGKAMLAGKRSLEEIAERVVRKRIEPEPKSGRQEFLENIVNRYV; encoded by the coding sequence ATGAGCACGGGATTCTTCGGCGACATCAAGCCGGTGAAATACGAGGGTCCGGACAGCACCAACCCGCTGGCCTACCGCTTCTACAATCCGGACGAGATCGTCGCGGGCAAGCGCATGGAGGACCAGCTCCGCTTCGCCATCGCCTACTGGCACAGCTTCGCTTGGGAGGGCGGCGACCCGTTCGGCGGCCGCACCTTCGACCGGCCGTGGTTTGGCGACACGATGGAACTGGCCAAGCTCAAGGCCGATGTGGCCTTCGAGCTCTTCACCCTGCTCGGCACGCCCTATTACTGCTTCCACGACGCCGACGTGCGGCCCGAGGGCAAGAATTTTTCCGAAAGCCTCTCCCGGCTCGACGAAATCGCCGCGATCTTCGCCGCCAAGCAGAAGGAGACAGGCGTCAAGCTGCTATGGGGCACGGCCAACATGTTTTCCAACCGCCGCTGGATGGCCGGCGCGGCGACAAATCCCGACCCGGACGTTTTCGCCTACGCCGCGGCGACCGTAAAGGCCTGCATGGACGTCACCAGGCGGCTGAAGGGCGAGAACTACGTGCTCTGGGGCGGCCGCGAAGGCTACGAGACCCTGCTCAATACAGACCTGAAACGCGAGCGCGAACAGGCCGGCCGTTTCCTGTCGCTGGTCGTCGACTACAAGAAGAAGATCGGCTTCAAGGGCACGATCCTGATCGAGCCGAAGCCGCAGGAACCGACGAAGCACCAGTACGACTACGATGTCGCCACGGTCTACGGCTTCCTCAAGGATTTCGGGCTGGAGAACGAGGTCAAGGTCAATATCGAGCAGGGCCACGCGATCCTCGCCGGCCACTCCTTCGAGCACGAGCTGGCGCTTGCCAACGCGCTCGGCGTTTTCGGCTCGATCGACATGAACCGAAACGACTACCAGTCGGGCTGGGATACGGACCAGTTCCCCAACAACGTGCCGGAGATGGCGCTGGCCTATTACTACATCCTGCAGGGCGGCGGTTTCAGGACAGGCGGCACCAATTTCGACGCCAAGCTGCGCCGCCAGTCGATCGATCCGCAGGACCTGCTCATCGGCCATATCGGCGCGATCGACTGCTGCGCACGCGGCCTCAAGGCCGCCGCGCGCATGCTGGAGGACAGGGCGCTCTCCGGCCCGCTGGAGGAGCGCTATGCGGGTTGGAAGAGCGCCGAGGGCAAGGCGATGCTGGCCGGCAAGCGCTCGCTGGAGGAGATCGCGGAGCGCGTCGTCAGGAAGAGGATCGAGCCGGAGCCGAAGTCCGGCCGTCAGGAATTCTTGGAGAATATCGTCAACCGGTACGTGTGA
- a CDS encoding 3-methyl-2-oxobutanoate hydroxymethyltransferase: protein MSRKRPTVADIRALKGKRQLTMLRVMTIEEAEAAERAGIDIVSIPPELLLHPEYRDAAPSLFSMTGDNFFEFGTQDDFVRWAFGMYKNSADAVYCSTGFPTVKRLAEDNIPVIGHVGLVPSRATWTGGFKAVGKTADTAMAIYQQVRKYEECGAIGVEIEVVPVEVAEAISKRTSLVLWSMGAGTGCDAQYLFACDILGTNRGHMPRHSKVYRNFAAEYDRLQQERIAAFKEYVADVESGAYPEEKHIVRMDPAELDAFMKRIDAA from the coding sequence ATGAGCCGCAAGCGGCCGACAGTTGCCGACATACGCGCCTTGAAAGGCAAACGCCAGCTCACCATGCTGCGCGTCATGACGATCGAGGAAGCGGAGGCCGCGGAAAGGGCCGGCATCGACATCGTCTCGATCCCGCCGGAACTGCTGCTTCATCCCGAATACCGGGACGCCGCTCCCTCACTGTTCTCCATGACGGGTGACAATTTCTTCGAGTTCGGCACGCAGGACGATTTCGTCCGCTGGGCCTTTGGGATGTACAAGAACAGCGCCGACGCAGTCTACTGCTCGACCGGCTTTCCGACCGTCAAGCGGCTTGCGGAGGACAATATCCCCGTCATCGGCCATGTCGGTCTGGTGCCTTCCCGCGCGACCTGGACGGGCGGCTTCAAGGCCGTCGGCAAGACCGCCGACACCGCCATGGCAATCTACCAGCAGGTCAGGAAGTACGAGGAATGCGGCGCCATCGGCGTCGAAATCGAGGTGGTGCCGGTGGAAGTGGCGGAGGCCATATCGAAGCGCACCTCGCTCGTGCTCTGGTCGATGGGCGCCGGCACCGGCTGCGATGCCCAATACCTCTTTGCCTGCGACATACTCGGGACCAACCGAGGCCACATGCCACGCCACTCGAAGGTCTATCGCAATTTCGCAGCGGAGTACGACCGCCTGCAACAGGAACGCATCGCTGCCTTCAAGGAGTATGTTGCCGACGTCGAGAGCGGCGCCTACCCCGAGGAGAAACACATCGTCCGCATGGACCCGGCCGAACTCGACGCCTTCATGAAGCGCATCGACGCGGCCTGA
- a CDS encoding MocE family 2Fe-2S type ferredoxin, producing MAEWIEACEADEVDEEDVIRFDHAGRTYAIYRSPDDEYFATEGLCTHEKVHLADGLVMDDIIECPKHNGRFNYKTGEAKGAPVCINLKTYPVKVEAGKVMIDIG from the coding sequence ATGGCTGAATGGATTGAAGCGTGCGAAGCGGATGAGGTCGATGAGGAGGATGTGATCCGCTTCGATCATGCCGGAAGGACGTATGCTATCTATCGCTCCCCGGACGACGAGTATTTTGCGACCGAGGGTCTCTGCACGCACGAGAAGGTGCATCTCGCCGACGGTCTCGTCATGGACGACATCATCGAATGCCCGAAGCACAATGGCCGCTTCAACTACAAGACCGGCGAGGCCAAAGGCGCCCCCGTCTGCATCAATCTGAAGACCTATCCGGTGAAGGTCGAGGCCGGAAAGGTGATGATCGACATCGGCTGA
- a CDS encoding fatty acid desaturase family protein: MTETNKMKRDYSLVGESTKRAIETGLASAEWYHTDVPRKTMKELMQRSDGPAIRDTIIWIAALLISAGGGIWFWGTWWCVPFFFVYGVLYGSSCDSRWHECGHGTAFRTRWMNDVIYEIASFMVMRNPVVWRWSHARHHTDTYIVGRDAEIAVMRPPDLIRAALMFIGVVDVWYSLIGIGKNALGIISPDEKSYMPESEWPKAIRAARWHMAIYIATVALALYMRSWLPLMIIGLPRIYGCWHMVLTGLLQHIGLADNVTDHRLNSRTVYMNPISRFIYWNMNYHVEHHMFPMIPYHALPRLHELIKHDLPKPNPSMWHAYKEVWPVVLRQLKYEDYFLKRELPPTAKPYREEFHDVKLAPAAE, encoded by the coding sequence ATGACTGAGACGAACAAGATGAAACGCGACTATAGCCTCGTAGGCGAAAGCACCAAGCGGGCGATCGAGACCGGCCTCGCCTCCGCCGAATGGTATCACACCGACGTGCCGCGCAAGACGATGAAGGAATTGATGCAGCGCTCCGACGGGCCGGCGATCCGCGATACCATCATCTGGATCGCGGCGCTGCTGATTTCGGCGGGAGGCGGCATCTGGTTCTGGGGCACCTGGTGGTGCGTGCCGTTCTTCTTTGTCTACGGCGTGCTCTACGGCTCGTCCTGCGATTCCCGCTGGCACGAATGCGGCCACGGCACGGCCTTCCGCACGCGCTGGATGAACGACGTCATCTACGAGATCGCCTCCTTCATGGTGATGCGCAACCCCGTCGTCTGGCGGTGGAGCCACGCGCGTCACCACACCGACACCTATATCGTCGGCCGCGACGCGGAGATCGCCGTCATGCGTCCGCCGGACCTCATCCGCGCCGCGCTGATGTTCATCGGCGTGGTCGATGTCTGGTATTCGCTGATCGGCATCGGCAAGAACGCCCTCGGCATCATCAGCCCGGACGAGAAGAGCTACATGCCGGAGTCCGAATGGCCGAAAGCCATCCGCGCCGCCCGCTGGCACATGGCGATCTACATCGCGACGGTGGCGCTGGCGCTCTACATGCGCTCCTGGCTGCCGCTGATGATCATCGGGCTGCCGCGCATCTACGGCTGCTGGCACATGGTGCTGACCGGCCTTCTGCAGCATATCGGCCTCGCGGATAACGTGACCGACCATCGGCTGAACAGCCGCACGGTGTACATGAACCCGATCAGCCGCTTCATCTACTGGAACATGAACTATCACGTCGAACACCACATGTTCCCGATGATACCGTACCACGCGCTGCCGAGGCTGCATGAGCTCATAAAGCACGACCTGCCGAAGCCCAATCCCTCGATGTGGCACGCCTACAAGGAGGTCTGGCCGGTCGTGCTGCGCCAGTTGAAATACGAGGATTACTTCCTGAAGCGTGAGCTTCCCCCGACGGCCAAGCCGTATCGGGAGGAATTCCACGACGTGAAGCTGGCGCCGGCGGCGGAATAG
- a CDS encoding ATP-binding cassette domain-containing protein, with the protein MSKELVRMENVSKFYGRVRALDGVTFRVFENEIVGLLGDNGAGKSTLIKVLSGAVRPTSGDIFIKGRKVEIRNTTDAIANGIETIYQDSALVPQLSITRNLFLGREPIKGPGFLNRMDQTAMDQVARDLLKRVGISKNIPPDTPIGSLSGGERQAVAIARAMYFHSDLIILDEPTNNLGVAETQGVLRFVRNARDTGHSCIFIAHNIHHVFQVVDRIVVMRQGKVVADDIDPRQTTVEKVEEVITGMTEEELRSAVGH; encoded by the coding sequence ATGTCCAAAGAACTGGTCCGCATGGAGAACGTCAGCAAGTTCTACGGCCGCGTGCGCGCGCTGGACGGCGTCACCTTCCGCGTGTTCGAGAACGAGATCGTCGGCCTGCTCGGCGACAACGGCGCCGGCAAGTCCACGCTCATCAAGGTGCTGTCCGGCGCGGTACGGCCGACGTCGGGCGACATCTTCATCAAGGGCCGGAAGGTCGAGATCAGGAATACGACGGACGCTATCGCCAACGGCATCGAGACGATCTACCAGGACTCGGCGCTGGTCCCGCAACTGTCGATCACGCGAAATCTGTTCCTTGGCCGCGAGCCGATCAAGGGTCCGGGCTTCCTCAACAGGATGGATCAGACGGCGATGGATCAGGTCGCGCGCGACCTCCTGAAACGGGTCGGCATCAGCAAGAACATCCCGCCGGACACGCCGATCGGCTCCCTTTCCGGCGGCGAGCGTCAGGCCGTGGCGATCGCGCGCGCCATGTATTTCCACAGCGATCTGATCATTCTGGACGAGCCGACCAACAATCTGGGCGTGGCGGAAACGCAGGGCGTGCTGCGCTTCGTGCGCAATGCCCGGGACACGGGGCATTCCTGCATTTTCATCGCGCACAACATCCACCATGTCTTCCAGGTGGTCGACCGCATCGTCGTGATGCGGCAAGGCAAGGTCGTCGCGGACGACATCGATCCGAGGCAGACGACCGTCGAGAAGGTCGAGGAAGTGATTACCGGCATGACGGAAGAAGAGTTGCGCAGCGCTGTCGGGCACTGA